A window of the Cryptococcus depauperatus CBS 7841 chromosome 5, complete sequence genome harbors these coding sequences:
- a CDS encoding tryptophan-tRNA ligase — MPPSYRIKAFSQTLFKKAPKLFNMQTPDKPSATGAMTPDAIANQLSKLDLPAPSNLRLAIMNDVSSPVLDSPFSPISAVTDGTGDLSGPEPEAIVQARNKNRSESMSEQLSARLAQMELPQPERIFGPEEGGSVAAREENGGKQGVSAEDWDKVKLEDEVPEAVKEPNLGSFLIQIREVATPKEPTIQEDSEPRAVKEQKITPFDVEAAVDADGKVLAIDYEKVTKRFGASLITQQMLERFEKLTGRKPHPLLRRGTFYSHRDFNMILDRYEKGQPFYLYTGRGPSSDSMHMGHLIPFMFTAYLQRIFNVPLVIQVTDDEKYLLERDAKKQQELMKKVKAKKPIDLLRHYKKMGQENIKDIIACGVIPEKTFIFSDLNNVGGTFYENVTLIAKTITLSQSRNIFGFADSDNVGMFHFAAVQATPSFCNSFPQIFGTRDDIPALIPCAIDQDPYKPALLHAKFLPALQGAGTKMSASKDHTAIFMTDDAKKIAKKIISHAFSGGGASKQDHEKYGGNPDVDIAYQYLSFFEEDDDKMERLAKEYRAGTLSTREMKEACIEKLQQVVADFQKNRNAVTDEVVAYYQDPTRRIDPRPIPREIAESAPVAAIPGVSTI, encoded by the exons ATGCCTCCAAGTTATCGTATTAAGGCTTTTTCGCAGACGCTGTTCAAGAAAGCTCCCAAGTTGTTCAATATGCAAACACCAGACAAGCCCTCGGCTACAGGGGCAATGACTCCTGACGCAATTGCGAACCAGCTCTCAAAACTAGACCTCCCAGCACCTTCAAATCTCAGACTGGCTATTATGAACGATGTTTCCTCGCCGGTTTTGGACTCGCCATTTTCTCCAATCTCAGCTGTGACGGATGGTACAGGCGATTTGTCAGGCCCCGAGCCAGAGGCCATTGTACAAGCCAGGAACAAAAACCGCTCTGAATCCATGTCTGAACAACTCTCAGCTCGCCTTGCTCAAATGGAATTACCCCAGCCAGAGAGAATTTTTGGACCGGAAGAAGGCGGGAGTGTAGCTgcgagagaagaaaatggcGGGAAACAGGGTGTGAGTGCGGAGGATTGGGACAAGGTGAAGCTTGAGGACGAAGTACCAGAGGCTGTCAAGGAGCCT AATCTTGGATCATTTCTGATTCAAATTAGGGAGGTTGCAACACCAAAAGAACCTACAATCCAGGAAGATTCCGAGCCCAGGGCTGTCAAGGAACAAAAGATTACACCCTTTGATGTCGAGGCTGCTGTTGATGCGGATGGTAAAGTGCTTGCCAT TGATTATGAAAAGGTTACCAAGCGATTCGGTGCTTCCCTCATTACCCAGCAAATGTTGGAGCGGTTTGAAAAACTCACAGGTCGAAAACCACATCCTTTGCTCAGGCGTGGGACGTTTTACTCGCACAG AGACTTTAATATGATACTCGACCGATATGAGAAAGGCCAACCTTTCTATCTCTACACTGGTCGAGGACCAAGCAGCGACTCGATGCACATGGGTCACCTCATCCCCTTTATGTTCACTGC CTATTTGCAACGCATATTCAATGTTCCTCTTGTCATTCAAGTTACCGACGACGAAAAGTATCTCCTTGAACGCGACGCCAAGAAACAGCAAGAACTTATGAAGAAGGTCAAGGCTAAGAAGCCCATAGATTTGCTCAGACATTACAAGAAAATGGGTCAAGAAAACATAAAAGACATCATTGCATGTGGTGTCATTCCAGAGAAgacatttatcttttcagaCTTGAACAACGTAGGAGGAACCTTTTATGAAAACGTTACTTTAATCGCCAAGACCATTACCCTTTCTCAAAGTAGGAATATTTTTGGATTCGCCGACTC TGACAATGTCGGTATGTTCCATTTTGCGGCAGTCCAAGCCACTCCATCTTTCTGTAATTCTTTCCCTCAAATCTTTGGTACTCGCGATGATATTCCCGCTTTAATCCCTTGTGCAATTGATCAAGATCCTTAC AAGCCCGCCCTCCTTCATGCCAAATTCCTCCCCGCCCTTCAAGGCGCTGGTACCAAGATGTCGGCTTCCAAGGACCATACAGCGATCTTCATGACTGACGATGCTAAAAAAATTGCCAAGAAAATCATTTCTCACGCCTTCTCAGGCGGCGGCGCAAGTAAGCAAGACCATGAGAAATATGGCGGAAATCCAGATGTGGACATAGCTTATCAGTATTTGAGCTTctttgaggaagatgacgacaagatggagagattgGCAAAAGAATACAGAGCGGGCACGCTGAGTACGcgagagatgaaggaggCTTGTATCGAGAAACTTCAGCAGGTCGTCGCGGACTTTCAAAAGAACCGGAATGCAGTTACAGATGAGGTGGTAGCTTATTACCAAGACCCTACGAGAAGGATTGATCCACGCCCCATACCAAGGGAAATTGCAGAGTCTGCACCAGTCGCTGCTATTCCAGGAGTCTCCACGATATAG
- a CDS encoding 3-methyl-2-oxobutanoate hydroxymethyltransferase, producing the protein MGMGVSLKGNGDFRIQRDTLDQVGPISGQLNRQKAEIDDFSVFASFQNEELIIDKPPAESREKDRAGYNGIDRDERRSPAALLGSKRIGMVVLPEEMQKGIQQQIELLDNPRELRKSYLALPNTFSVAQGKPERREGRSPEMEVAKASAILPGEYGVVKNVLKELEKRLGREWLDDVSKGGILEISSSLGSGLWAVLDVYGLLPSSRIHWKEGQVPLKYFLVHPSKEGLGLIRKITEVALKGLTDIRFERKLPNDATPSMVLSTFHLTSIPSVSAQQLHLRQLLSMSSQYVILIERSTPQGWAAISQARSFFLSKSNNEEPLHIVAPCPHDGACPLVGTKDVCGFSQRLQRPTFLRKTKHSTRGEEEKGYCYLVIAKGARPTIELFGTTDVEISRTEDLIAAGRMGKVGREAAEKALFKSQERSTIQEVEGPEKILEVIHLHGSQSDSSLEEALLQVDKKVLENSLKREAYSWPRLVAPPIKRKGHVTMDACCSDGNIQRITFAKSHSKQGYHDARKSSWGDIIPHTPKSKPIVRTRGVRRLIKNRNEGNEDEILREIMAASLEEEMDPQTIINQSDNLKELELMGIEIPQAQIGKEKGIERNDVTTWSSSKESPFSTGQRRELSTRTFIKRTSSCSSQLMAFQTRYMSARPKAPVKSKTTLSSLLSLAKSNTPISVLTAYDYPTALLSEICDVDMTLVGDSLSQVALGYESTTSITLDEMIHHARAVRRGAKTPFVFVDMPFGSFESSVDQGVKNVVRMIKEGGIDGVKIEGGLEIVPLVKRLSSVGIPVMPHLGLRPQRATALSGYIVQGRTAIAAYEILQTARALADAGAFAFLLEALPEKVASIITGEMIEKGVFTIGIGAGKWTNGQVLVITDLLGFYPDDSTAEETLPIIAGDIQSSSTPRDLVKPLHAPRFVRQFVSVGQEMRRGVREYVQAVKEKSFPDEKETYGMKKEQWVEFLRLIEQEKGQN; encoded by the exons ATGGGTATGGGTGTAAGCTTAAAGGGTAATGGGGATTTTAGGATACAGCGAGATACTCTTGATCAAGTCGGACCCATCAGTGGACAGTTAAACCGGCAAAAAGCAGAGATTGATGATTTTTCGGTGTTTGCctcttttcaaaatgagGAATTGATCATTGACAAGCCTCCAGCAGAGTCGCgggaaaaagacagagCTGGATATAATGGAATTGATAGGGATGAGAGGAGAAGTCCGGCGGCTTTGCTGGGAAGCAAAAGGATAGGAATGGTGGTCTTGCCAGAGGAAATGCAAAAGGGCATTCAGCAACAGATAGAAT TACTCGATAATCCTCGTGAACTTCGAAAATCATACCTAGCCCTTCCCAACACCTTTTCTGTAGCTCAAGGCAAACCAGAGCGAAGAGAAGGTCGATCACCGGAAATGGAGGTAGCGAAAGCCTCTGCGATCCTTCCTGGAGAGTACGGCGTGGTAAAGAACGTATTGAAGGAACTGGAAAAGCGACTGGGTCGCGAATGGTTGGATGATGTGAGCAAAGGCGGGATTCTAGAGATATCATCTAGTTTGGGATCAGGATTATG GGCTGTTCTGGACGTATATGGCTTGCTTCCGTCATCTCGTATacattggaaagaaggacaGGTTCCATTGAAGTACTTTCTTGTACATCCGTCAAAAGAAGGTCTTGGCTTAATAAGAAAAATAACCGAAG TTGCACTAAAAGGGCTGACTGATATACGATTTGAGCGAAAACTTCCTAATGATGCTACTCCATCCATGGTCCTCTCCACGTTTCATTTAACGTCTATTCCGTCGGTTTCTGCTCAGCAACTACATCTTCGTCAATTGCTTTCCATGTCTTCACAATACGTCATCTTGATTGAACGCTCTACACCCCAGGGTTGGGCTGCTATATCGCAGGCTcgctctttcttcctctctaAATCAAATAACGAAGAGCCATTGCATATTGTGGCGCCTTGTCCGCATGATGGAGCTTGTCCTCTGGTAGGTACAAAAGACGTATGTGGGTTCAGTCAGAGATTACAGCGACCAACTTTCTTGAGAAAGACTAAACACTCAACtagaggagaagaagaaaaaggttaTTGTTATCTGGTCATCGCAAAAGGAGCAAGGCCTACAATTGAACTTTTTGGGACTACAGATGTTGAAATTAGTCGGACTGAAGATCTGATCGCCGCtggaagaatgggaaaGGTAGGGCGCGAGGCTGCTGAGAAGGCGCTCTTTAAGTCACAAGAACGTTCTACAATACAGGAAGTCGAAGGGCCTGAAAAGATACTCGAAGTCATTCATCTCCATGGCTCTCAATCAGattcatctttggaagaagctcTACTCCAAGTCGATAAAAAAGTGCTGGAGAATAGCTTAAAGCGAGAGGCATACAGTTGGCCTAGATTAGTTGCCCCTCCcataaagagaaaaggccATGTAACTATGGATGCCTGCTGCTCCGATG GAAACATTCAACGGATCACTTTTGCTAAATCGCACTCCAAACAAGGTTATCATGATGCTCGCAAATCCTCATGGGGTGATATCATCCCCCACACTCCGAAATCTAAACCTATCGTCCGGACCCGCGGAGTTCGAAGGCTTATAAAGAACAGAAATGAGGGCAACGAAGACGAAATTTTGAGAGAGATAATGGCCGCAAGcctggaagaagaaatggatcCTCAAACAATAATTAACCAGTCAGATAATCTCAAAGAGCTAGAATTAATGGGAATCGAAATTCCTCAAGCGCAAATtggcaaggaaaaaggaatTGAGAGAAACGATGTGACGACATGGAGTTCGAGCAAAGAGTCGCCCTTCTCCACCGGTCAACGTAGAGAGCTCAGTACAAGGACCTTTATCAAAAGAACctcatcttgttcatctcAACTCATGGCTTTTCAAACAAGATACATGTCTGCCCGCCCTAAAGCACCCGTCAAGTCCAAAActactctttcttctttactTTCGCTTGCTAAGTCTAACACTCCTATCAGTGTCCTCACAGCGTACGATTATCCTACAGCTCTGCTTTCCGAGATATGCGATGTTGATATGACTCTTGTTGGTGATTCGCTCTCCCAAGTTGCCCTCGGGTATGAAAGTACTACATCAATAACTCTTGATGAGATGATACATCATGCTCGTGCCGTTAGAAGAGGCGCCAAGACGCCGTTTGTATTTGTCGATATGCCCTTTGGTAGCTTTGAATCATCCGTTGATCAAGGAGTCAAAAACGTTGTTCGGATGATCAAAGAAGGCGGAATCGATGGagtcaagattgaaggtGGCCTCGAAATTGTTCCACTTGTCAAACGTTTATCGTCTGTTGGTATTCCCGTTATGCCTCACCTAGGGCTCCGCCCTCAACGGGCTACAGCACTTTCAGGCTATATTGTGCAAGGTCGTACAGCTATCGCCGCCTATGAAATCCTCCAAACCGCTCGCGCACTGGCAGACGCCGGtgcttttgcctttctGTTAGAGGCTTTGCCAGAAAAGGTCGCGAGTATTATAACAGGGGAAATGATAGAGAAGGGAGTATTCACGATTGGTATTGGGGCTGGAAAGTGGACGAATGGGCAAGTCTTGGTGATAACAGACCTTTTGGGGTTCTATCCAGATGACTCTACTGCTGAAGAAACATTACCCATCATCGCTGGGGATATCCAATCATCCTCAACCCCGCGAGATTTAGTTAAGCCTCTTCATGCTCCTCGGTTTGTCAGGCAATTTGTCTCTGTTGGTCAAGAAATGCGACGAGGTGTGAGAGAGTACGTTCAGGctgtcaaagaaaagtcatttCCTGACGAAAAGGAAACCTatgggatgaagaaggaacaGTGGGTTGAGTTCTTGAGATTaattgaacaagaaaaagggcAGAACTAG